Proteins encoded within one genomic window of Streptomyces taklimakanensis:
- a CDS encoding L-aspartate oxidase — MNDTLNQTSENTGGAGLRLTAPPSGWAIEADVVVVGSGVAGLTAALRCAAAGRKTVIVTKARLDAGSTRWAQGGIAAALGEGDTPEQHLDDTLVAGAGLCDEAAVRTLVTEGPDAVRRLIGTGARFDTSPETGEMALTREGGHHRRRIAHAGGDATGAEISRALVAAVREAGLETVENALVLDLLKDADGRAAGVSLHVMGEGRHDGVGAVHAPAVVLATGGMGQVFSATTNPAVSTGDGVALALRAGAEVSDLEFVQFHPTVLYLGPGSEGQQPLVSEAVRGEGAHLVDADGVRFMVGRHELAELAPRDIVAKGIMRRMRERDADHMYLDARHFGAVMWEERFPTILAACRAHGIDPVTEPIPVAPAAHYASGGVRTDLAGRTTVPGLYACGEVACTGVHGANRLASNSLLEGLVFAERIAADIVGSPARTPVPVGSGPSDGGWQSVPLLPPEARYAIQRTMTAGAGVLRSAESLTRAAGELAELAEAASDPASGKPAEPGVEAWETTNLHLVARVLVAAALRRTETRGCHWREDRPDRDDESWRRHLVTALRPTTEGPTLVVRTTHSTAFPPVTPEEVP; from the coding sequence GTGAACGACACCCTGAACCAGACCTCGGAGAACACCGGGGGAGCGGGCCTGCGGCTGACCGCGCCGCCGTCGGGCTGGGCGATCGAGGCGGACGTGGTGGTGGTCGGCTCCGGAGTGGCCGGACTGACGGCCGCCCTGCGCTGCGCCGCCGCCGGACGGAAGACCGTGATCGTCACCAAGGCCCGGCTGGACGCCGGGTCCACGCGCTGGGCGCAGGGCGGGATCGCCGCCGCGCTGGGCGAGGGCGACACCCCCGAGCAGCACCTGGACGACACCCTGGTCGCGGGCGCGGGCCTGTGCGACGAGGCGGCCGTGCGCACGCTGGTCACCGAGGGCCCCGACGCGGTGCGGCGGCTGATCGGGACCGGAGCGCGGTTCGACACCTCCCCGGAGACCGGCGAGATGGCGCTGACCCGCGAGGGCGGCCACCACCGCCGGCGCATCGCCCACGCGGGCGGGGACGCGACGGGCGCGGAGATATCCCGGGCCCTGGTCGCCGCCGTGCGCGAGGCCGGTCTGGAGACGGTCGAGAACGCCCTCGTCCTGGACCTCCTCAAGGACGCCGACGGGCGCGCCGCGGGTGTCTCCCTGCATGTGATGGGGGAGGGACGGCACGACGGCGTGGGCGCCGTCCACGCCCCGGCCGTGGTGCTGGCCACCGGCGGCATGGGGCAGGTGTTCTCCGCGACCACCAACCCGGCCGTCTCCACCGGCGACGGCGTGGCACTGGCGCTGCGCGCCGGGGCGGAGGTCTCCGACCTGGAGTTCGTCCAGTTCCACCCGACCGTGCTCTACCTGGGACCGGGCAGCGAGGGACAGCAGCCGCTGGTGTCGGAGGCGGTGCGCGGCGAGGGCGCGCACCTCGTCGACGCGGACGGCGTCCGCTTCATGGTGGGACGGCACGAGCTGGCCGAGCTGGCACCGCGCGACATCGTCGCCAAGGGCATCATGCGGCGGATGCGGGAACGGGACGCCGACCACATGTACCTGGACGCCCGGCACTTCGGCGCGGTGATGTGGGAGGAGCGGTTCCCCACCATCCTCGCCGCCTGCCGGGCCCACGGCATCGATCCGGTCACCGAGCCGATACCCGTCGCGCCCGCCGCCCACTACGCGTCCGGCGGCGTGCGCACCGACCTGGCCGGCCGCACCACCGTGCCCGGCCTGTACGCGTGCGGCGAGGTCGCCTGTACCGGGGTGCACGGCGCCAACCGGCTGGCCTCCAACTCGCTGCTGGAGGGCCTGGTCTTCGCCGAGCGGATCGCCGCCGACATCGTCGGCTCCCCCGCCCGGACCCCCGTGCCCGTCGGGTCCGGGCCGTCCGACGGCGGATGGCAGTCCGTCCCCCTGTTGCCGCCCGAGGCCCGGTACGCGATCCAGCGCACCATGACCGCCGGCGCCGGTGTGCTGCGGTCCGCCGAGAGCCTCACGCGGGCCGCCGGTGAACTGGCGGAGCTGGCGGAGGCGGCGTCCGACCCCGCGTCGGGCAAGCCCGCCGAGCCGGGCGTCGAGGCGTGGGAGACCACCAACCTCCACCTCGTCGCCCGGGTCCTGGTGGCCGCCGCCCTGCGCCGCACCGAGACCCGCGGCTGCCACTGGCGCGAGGACCGTCCCGACCGCGACGACGAGTCCTGGCGCCGGCATTTGGTCACGGCTCTGCGTCCCACCACCGAGGGCCCTACGCTCGTCGTCCGTACGACCCACTCGACCGCCTTCCCGCCGGTCACACCCGAGGAGGTGCCGTGA
- a CDS encoding ATP-dependent Clp protease ATP-binding subunit, whose translation MFERFTDRARRVVVLAQEEARMLNHNYIGTEHILLGLIHEGEGVAAKALESLGISLEAVRQQVEEIIGQGQQAPSGHIPFTPRAKKVLELSLREALQLGHNYIGTEHILLGLIREGEGVAAQVLVKLGADLNRVRQQVIQLLSGYSGGKETATAGGPAEGTPSTSLVLDQFGRNLTQAARESKLDPVIGREKEIERVMQVLSRRTKNNPVLIGEPGVGKTAVVEGLAQAIVKGEVPETLKDKHLYTLDLGALVAGSRYRGDFEERLKKVLKEIRTRGDIILFIDELHTLVGAGAAEGAIDAASILKPMLARGELQTIGATTLDEYRKHLEKDAALERRFQPIQVAEPSLPHTIEILKGLRDRYEAHHRVSITDAALVAAAQLADRYISDRFLPDKAIDLIDEAGSRMRIRRMTAPPDLREFDEKIANVRREKESAIDSQDFEKAASLRDTEKQLLAAKAKREKEWKAGDMDVVAEVDEELIAEVLATATGIPVFKLTEEESSRLLRMEDELHKRVIGQEDAIKALSQAIRRTRAGLKDPKRPGGSFIFAGPSGVGKTELSKTLAEFLFGDEDALISLDMSEFSEKHTVSRLFGSPPGYVGYEEGGQLTEKVRRKPFSVVLFDEVEKAHPDIFNSLLQILEDGRLTDSQGRVVDFKNTVIIMTTNLGTRDISKGFNLGFAAQGDVRTGYERMKAKVNEELKQHFRPEFLNRVDDTVVFHQLTEDDIIRIVDLMIAKVDERLKDRDMGIELSGDAKKLLAKRGYDPVLGARPLRRTIQREIEDVLSEKILFGELRPGHIVVVDTEGEGEEKKFTFRGEEKSALPDAPPVESAAGGGPNLSKDV comes from the coding sequence ATGTTCGAGAGGTTCACCGACCGCGCGCGGCGGGTTGTCGTCCTGGCTCAGGAAGAAGCCCGGATGCTCAACCACAACTACATCGGCACCGAGCACATCCTCCTGGGCCTGATCCACGAGGGTGAGGGTGTCGCCGCTAAGGCCCTGGAGAGCCTCGGGATTTCGCTCGAGGCGGTCCGCCAGCAGGTGGAGGAGATCATCGGTCAGGGCCAGCAGGCCCCGTCCGGTCACATCCCCTTCACCCCCCGTGCCAAGAAGGTCCTGGAGCTGTCGCTCCGCGAGGCCCTTCAGCTCGGCCACAACTACATCGGCACCGAGCACATCCTGCTGGGCCTGATCCGCGAGGGCGAGGGCGTCGCCGCCCAGGTCCTCGTGAAGCTCGGCGCCGACCTCAACCGGGTGCGGCAGCAGGTCATCCAGCTGCTCTCCGGCTACTCGGGAGGCAAGGAGACCGCCACCGCCGGCGGCCCCGCCGAGGGCACCCCCTCGACCTCCCTGGTGCTGGACCAGTTCGGCCGCAACCTCACCCAGGCCGCTCGGGAGTCCAAGCTCGACCCGGTCATCGGGCGCGAGAAGGAGATCGAGCGGGTCATGCAGGTGCTGTCCCGCCGCACCAAGAACAACCCGGTCCTCATCGGCGAGCCCGGCGTCGGCAAGACGGCGGTCGTCGAGGGACTGGCCCAGGCCATCGTCAAGGGCGAGGTGCCCGAGACGCTGAAGGACAAGCACCTCTACACCCTGGACCTGGGCGCCCTGGTCGCCGGGTCCCGGTACCGCGGCGACTTCGAGGAGCGCCTGAAGAAGGTGCTCAAGGAGATCCGCACCCGCGGCGACATCATCCTGTTCATCGACGAGCTCCACACCCTGGTGGGTGCGGGTGCCGCCGAGGGCGCGATCGACGCCGCCAGCATCCTCAAGCCGATGCTGGCCCGCGGGGAACTCCAGACCATCGGCGCGACGACGCTCGACGAGTACCGCAAGCACCTGGAGAAGGACGCGGCCCTGGAGCGCCGCTTCCAGCCCATCCAGGTGGCCGAGCCGTCGCTGCCGCACACCATCGAGATCCTCAAGGGGCTGCGCGACCGCTACGAGGCGCACCACCGGGTGTCCATCACGGACGCCGCCCTGGTGGCCGCCGCGCAGCTCGCCGACCGGTACATCTCCGACCGCTTCCTGCCGGACAAGGCGATCGACCTGATCGACGAGGCCGGATCCCGGATGCGCATCCGCCGGATGACCGCTCCGCCGGACCTGCGCGAGTTCGACGAGAAGATCGCGAACGTGCGCCGGGAGAAGGAGTCCGCGATCGACTCGCAGGACTTCGAGAAGGCCGCCTCGCTCCGCGACACCGAGAAGCAGCTCCTGGCGGCCAAGGCCAAGCGGGAGAAGGAGTGGAAGGCCGGCGACATGGACGTCGTCGCCGAGGTGGACGAGGAGCTGATCGCCGAGGTCCTGGCCACGGCCACGGGCATCCCGGTCTTCAAGCTCACCGAGGAGGAGTCCTCGCGCCTGCTCCGCATGGAGGACGAGCTGCACAAGCGCGTCATCGGGCAGGAGGACGCCATCAAGGCGCTGTCCCAGGCCATCCGCCGCACGCGGGCCGGCCTGAAGGACCCCAAGCGTCCCGGTGGCTCGTTCATCTTCGCCGGCCCGTCCGGCGTCGGTAAGACCGAGCTGTCCAAGACCCTGGCCGAGTTCCTCTTCGGGGACGAGGACGCGCTGATCTCCCTCGACATGTCGGAGTTCAGCGAGAAGCACACCGTCTCGCGGCTGTTCGGCTCGCCTCCCGGCTACGTCGGGTACGAGGAGGGCGGCCAGCTCACCGAGAAGGTGCGCCGCAAGCCGTTCTCGGTCGTCCTGTTCGACGAGGTCGAGAAGGCCCACCCGGACATCTTCAACTCGCTGCTCCAGATCCTGGAGGACGGTCGCCTGACCGACTCCCAGGGCCGGGTCGTGGACTTCAAGAACACCGTCATCATCATGACGACGAACCTCGGCACCCGGGACATCTCCAAGGGCTTCAACCTGGGCTTCGCCGCCCAGGGCGACGTCCGCACCGGGTACGAGCGGATGAAGGCGAAGGTCAACGAGGAGCTCAAGCAGCACTTCCGGCCGGAGTTCCTCAACCGTGTCGACGACACGGTGGTCTTCCACCAGCTCACCGAGGACGACATCATCCGGATCGTCGACCTGATGATCGCCAAGGTGGACGAGCGGCTGAAGGACCGCGACATGGGCATCGAGCTCAGCGGTGACGCCAAGAAGCTGCTCGCCAAGCGGGGCTACGACCCCGTCCTGGGCGCCCGGCCGCTGCGCCGGACGATCCAGCGGGAGATCGAGGACGTGCTGTCGGAGAAGATCCTCTTCGGCGAGCTGCGCCCCGGTCACATCGTGGTCGTCGACACCGAGGGCGAGGGCGAGGAGAAGAAGTTCACCTTCCGCGGCGAGGAGAAGTCGGCCCTGCCGGACGCCCCTCCGGTGGAGTCGGCGGCGGGCGGCGGCCCGAACCTCTCCAAGGACGTGTGA
- a CDS encoding amino-acid N-acetyltransferase yields MPEAVSPVSEVTVRRARTGDVRAVRRLIDAYARDRILLDKATVTLYEDIQEFWVAERDHDAEVVACGALHVMWEDLAEVRTLAVDPALRGTGVGHLVLEKLLQTARWLGVRRIFCLTFEVDFFARHGFTEIGETPVDGDVYSELLRSYDEGVAEFLGLERVKPNTLGNTRMLLHL; encoded by the coding sequence ATGCCAGAAGCCGTGAGCCCCGTAAGCGAGGTCACCGTCCGCCGGGCGAGAACCGGTGATGTGCGCGCCGTGCGCCGACTCATCGACGCGTACGCGCGCGATCGCATCCTGCTCGACAAAGCGACCGTGACGCTTTATGAGGACATCCAGGAGTTCTGGGTCGCGGAACGCGACCACGACGCCGAGGTGGTCGCCTGCGGAGCCCTCCACGTGATGTGGGAGGACCTGGCCGAGGTCCGTACGCTGGCGGTCGATCCCGCGCTCAGGGGCACGGGTGTGGGGCATCTGGTGCTGGAGAAGCTGCTGCAGACGGCCCGCTGGCTGGGGGTGAGGCGCATTTTCTGCCTCACCTTCGAAGTGGACTTCTTCGCCCGGCACGGCTTCACCGAGATCGGTGAGACCCCCGTGGACGGGGATGTCTACAGCGAGCTGCTGCGTTCCTATGACGAAGGCGTGGCCGAGTTCCTCGGACTCGAACGGGTGAAACCCAACACCCTGGGCAACACGCGGATGCTGCTGCACCTATGA
- the nadC gene encoding carboxylating nicotinate-nucleotide diphosphorylase, producing MTPTPDELPLLQIGFGRPGEAVSGAGGCGDACGCGGEDDFGLDPLECGLDPDLARLLVDAGLDPVQVEDIAHLAIEEDLDHGVDVTTVATIPEDAVATADFTAREAGTVAGLRIAEAVLSVVCTDEFEVERHVEDGDRVTAGQRLLSVRTRVRDLLTAERSALNLLCRLSGIATATRAWADALQGTSARVRDTRKTTPGLRSLEKYAVRCGGGLNHRMSLSDAALIKDNHVVAAGGVAEAFRAVREEFPGVPIEVEVDRLDQIEPVLAEGADLILLDNFTPEETAEAVALVAGRARLESSGRLTLANAPAYAATGVDYLAVGSLTHSSPILDIGLDLRDEERA from the coding sequence ATGACCCCCACGCCAGACGAACTGCCACTGCTTCAGATCGGTTTCGGCCGCCCCGGCGAGGCGGTGAGCGGCGCCGGCGGCTGCGGGGACGCCTGTGGCTGCGGTGGTGAGGACGACTTCGGGCTCGACCCGCTGGAGTGCGGGCTCGACCCGGACCTGGCGCGGTTGCTGGTCGATGCCGGCCTGGACCCGGTACAGGTCGAGGACATCGCGCACCTGGCGATCGAGGAGGACCTCGACCACGGTGTGGACGTCACCACCGTCGCCACCATCCCCGAGGACGCCGTCGCCACCGCCGACTTCACCGCCCGCGAGGCGGGCACCGTCGCCGGGTTGCGCATCGCCGAGGCGGTGCTGTCGGTGGTGTGCACCGACGAGTTCGAGGTCGAGCGGCACGTCGAGGACGGCGACCGCGTGACGGCCGGCCAGAGGCTGCTGTCGGTGCGCACCCGCGTCCGCGATCTGCTCACCGCCGAGCGCAGCGCCCTCAACCTGCTGTGCCGGTTGTCGGGCATCGCCACCGCCACCCGGGCCTGGGCCGATGCTCTCCAGGGCACCTCCGCCCGGGTCCGCGACACCCGCAAGACCACACCCGGACTGCGGTCCCTGGAGAAGTACGCGGTGCGCTGCGGCGGCGGCCTCAACCACCGGATGTCCCTGTCGGACGCCGCGTTGATCAAGGACAACCACGTGGTCGCGGCGGGCGGCGTGGCCGAGGCGTTCCGGGCGGTCCGCGAGGAGTTCCCGGGCGTGCCGATCGAGGTGGAGGTGGACCGGTTGGACCAGATCGAGCCCGTCCTCGCCGAGGGCGCCGACCTGATCCTGCTGGACAACTTCACTCCCGAGGAGACCGCCGAGGCGGTGGCGCTGGTCGCCGGCCGGGCGAGACTGGAGTCCTCCGGGCGTCTCACCCTGGCGAACGCCCCCGCGTACGCGGCCACCGGTGTCGACTACCTGGCGGTGGGCTCGCTCACCCACTCCTCCCCGATCCTCGACATCGGCCTGGACCTGCGGGACGAGGAGCGGGCCTGA
- a CDS encoding BlaI/MecI/CopY family transcriptional regulator encodes MPRQLGELEDAVMTRVWQWNRPVTVREVVEDLRRERPIAYTTVMTVMDNLREKGWLRREREGRAYRYEAVSTRAAYSAELMNEAWSASDNPAAALVAFFGKMSTEQTEALRDALRVVQLDGVRLEAPAESDAPPER; translated from the coding sequence GTGCCCCGGCAGCTCGGAGAGTTGGAAGACGCGGTGATGACGCGGGTTTGGCAGTGGAACCGCCCGGTCACGGTGAGAGAAGTGGTCGAAGATCTTCGGCGGGAACGGCCGATCGCGTACACGACGGTCATGACCGTAATGGACAACCTCCGTGAGAAGGGTTGGCTGCGACGCGAGCGGGAAGGCCGTGCCTATCGATATGAGGCGGTCTCCACCCGCGCCGCCTACTCCGCCGAGCTGATGAACGAAGCGTGGTCGGCCAGTGACAACCCCGCGGCCGCCCTCGTGGCCTTCTTCGGCAAGATGTCCACGGAACAGACGGAAGCCCTGCGGGACGCGTTGCGCGTCGTACAACTCGACGGTGTGCGCCTCGAAGCCCCCGCCGAGAGCGACGCTCCCCCGGAGCGATAG
- a CDS encoding type III pantothenate kinase, giving the protein MLLTIDVGNTHTVLGLFDDDEIVEHWRISTDARRTADEWAVLLQGLMGMHPLLGEDLGDGIDGICVCSTVPSVLHELREVTRRHYGDIPSVLVEPGVKTGVPILMDNPKEVGADRIINAVAAVELYGGPSIVVDFGTATTFDAVSARGEYTGGVIAPGIEISVEALGVRGAQLRKIELARPRSVIGKNTVEAMQSGILYGFAGQVDGVVERMARELADDPTDVTVIATGGLAPMVLGEAAAIDEHEPWLTLIGLRLVYERNMARG; this is encoded by the coding sequence ATGCTGCTCACGATCGACGTCGGCAACACGCACACCGTGCTCGGCCTGTTCGACGACGACGAGATCGTCGAGCACTGGCGGATCTCCACCGACGCCCGGCGCACGGCCGACGAATGGGCCGTCCTGCTCCAGGGGCTGATGGGCATGCATCCGCTGCTCGGTGAGGACCTGGGCGACGGCATCGACGGCATCTGCGTCTGCTCCACCGTCCCCTCCGTGCTGCACGAGCTGCGCGAGGTGACGCGCCGGCACTACGGGGACATCCCGTCCGTCCTCGTCGAGCCGGGGGTGAAGACCGGGGTGCCCATCCTGATGGACAACCCCAAGGAGGTCGGCGCGGACCGGATCATCAACGCGGTGGCGGCGGTCGAGCTGTACGGCGGCCCCAGCATCGTCGTGGACTTCGGCACCGCCACCACCTTCGACGCGGTCTCCGCGCGGGGCGAGTACACCGGCGGCGTCATCGCCCCGGGCATCGAGATCTCCGTCGAGGCGCTGGGCGTGCGCGGCGCGCAGTTGCGCAAGATCGAGCTGGCCCGGCCGCGCAGTGTCATCGGCAAGAACACCGTCGAGGCGATGCAGTCCGGCATCCTCTACGGCTTCGCCGGGCAGGTGGACGGCGTGGTGGAGCGGATGGCGCGCGAGCTGGCCGACGATCCGACCGACGTGACCGTCATCGCGACCGGTGGACTGGCCCCGATGGTGTTGGGCGAGGCCGCGGCGATCGACGAGCACGAGCCGTGGCTGACGCTGATCGGGCTGCGCCTGGTCTACGAACGGAACATGGCGCGCGGTTGA
- a CDS encoding Lsr2 dimerization domain-containing protein yields MAQKVQVLLVDDIDGGEADETVTFALDGKTYEIDLTTANADKLRGLLEPYVKNGRRTGGRSARGKATRSSGSGSGQDTAKIRAWAKQNGYEVNDRGRVPANIREAYEKANG; encoded by the coding sequence GTGGCGCAGAAGGTTCAGGTCCTTCTTGTCGACGACATCGACGGCGGTGAGGCCGACGAGACCGTGACGTTCGCTCTCGACGGCAAGACCTACGAGATCGATCTCACCACCGCCAATGCGGACAAGCTCCGTGGCCTGCTGGAGCCGTACGTCAAGAACGGTCGTCGCACCGGTGGCCGTTCGGCCCGCGGCAAGGCCACCCGTTCCTCGGGAAGCGGTTCCGGTCAGGACACGGCGAAGATCCGCGCCTGGGCGAAGCAGAACGGATACGAGGTCAACGACAGGGGACGCGTTCCCGCCAACATCCGCGAGGCATACGAGAAGGCGAACGGCTGA